Below is a window of Picosynechococcus sp. PCC 7002 DNA.
TTAGCCGACAGCGTCGATATTGCTATTTGTACAGATTTGGGCCATGGCCGCAATAACGTCAATGTTCTCAGTGCGGATGTGGTGGTGGCAGTGGGCAGCGGTTTGGGCACCGTCTCAGAAATTGCCCTCGCCCTGAAAAACCATAAGCCCGTCATTCTCTGGCAACCCAGCCCGGCCACCCAAGCCTTTTTTACGGAACTTGCTCCCGGTCAGTTTTCGGTCGCGAAAGATATTCCAGGGGCGATCGCCCAAATTCAAGCCCTCATGGACAACCCCGCATGAGCATTCATCTATTCCTCCAGTCAACAATAAACTAAACATTTCTGTCCCAATTCCTGTTGTATCGTGGACGAAAGTAGCCCTCAATCCGGAGCCTCTGGCGATGCATGAAGTGGACATGACCAAGGCACTCATCTTGACCATTAAAGATTGGCAGGATAGCCATCCCGAACCCGTCAAGATCGAAAAAGTCCACCTCATCGTGGGGCAATTCACCTGTGTTGAACCCGTCAGCTTGGAATTCACTTTTGCTGCCCAAACCCAAGGCACGTTTCTCGATGGGGTAGCCCTGGTGATCCAAGAAACGCCCCTGATTGCCTACTGCCACACCTGCCAACAAGAATATGCCCCCAATATCGGCCTGCAATATTCTTGCCCAGACTGTCATCAGCCTATGGATGATATCCGCTCCGGTCGTGAGCTAAAAATCGACCGCATTGAATACGCTCCCTTAACTCTCCATTCCTAGGAACTAACCACCATGCACCAGACCTTTGACGCTGCCCTGGGGGTCAATCTCCTCCATGCCAACCAAGACCTTGCTGACCACAACCGTGAACATTTTGATGCCTGGGGCCTGACCTGCCTCAATGTGATGAGTAGTCCCGGTGCTGGTAAAACTGTTTTACTCGAAAAAACCCTGGCCGCCCTAAGAGATGACTTAAAAATGGCCGTCATTGAAGGGGATATGACCACAGAACTCGATGCCGATCGCCTCCGTCAATACGGCGTGCCTGTGATCCCCATTAATACGGGGCGTTCCTGCCATTTAGATGCCAAGATGGTTTCCGGGGGATTGCACCGCCTCGAACAGGAATATAAC
It encodes the following:
- a CDS encoding TIGR00725 family protein translates to MRKTIIGVMGPGGGATPENLTAAYDLGKAIAEAGWVLLTGGREAGVMAAASQGAKVAGGLTVGILPGKNHQGLADSVDIAICTDLGHGRNNVNVLSADVVVAVGSGLGTVSEIALALKNHKPVILWQPSPATQAFFTELAPGQFSVAKDIPGAIAQIQALMDNPA
- the hypA gene encoding hydrogenase maturation nickel metallochaperone HypA, which gives rise to MHEVDMTKALILTIKDWQDSHPEPVKIEKVHLIVGQFTCVEPVSLEFTFAAQTQGTFLDGVALVIQETPLIAYCHTCQQEYAPNIGLQYSCPDCHQPMDDIRSGRELKIDRIEYAPLTLHS